One Alphaproteobacteria bacterium LSUCC0396 genomic region harbors:
- a CDS encoding NAD(P)/FAD-dependent oxidoreductase yields the protein MKQIETDICVIGGGSGGLSLAAGAVQMGANVVLFEGGKMGGDCLNSGCVPSKALLAAAKAAYQANGNAAMGIKNNPPQIDFAAVKAHLASVIATIEPHDSIARFEALGVTVIPEMAYFTGPREVRSATASVRAKYIVIASGSRPMLPPIPGLDEVDYHTNETIFADREKPDHLLIIGGGPIGVEMAQAHARLGCNVTLIEAVEIMTCDDPELVAILRQELIKSGVKLIEGIGVTGLSKSIRKGRSVITASLANGKQVTGSHLLMAVGREPALDNLGLDAAKVRHNGKGIITDRRLRASNRHVYAIGDVAGRQQFTHIAGYHAGIVIRNILFKIPAKLNDDVVPWVTYCDPELAHVGLGYHDAKSRFGAEKITLLRAPLSGNDRAIAEQRSEGMIKIITHKDGRILGASILAPAAGEMILAWSHAIASKAKIGSMANLIAPYPTYGDASKRAAGSFFTNKLFSPATRRLVGFLLKF from the coding sequence ATGAAGCAGATTGAGACCGATATTTGCGTGATTGGTGGCGGCTCAGGCGGCCTAAGCCTTGCCGCAGGTGCGGTTCAGATGGGTGCAAATGTTGTGCTGTTTGAAGGCGGCAAAATGGGCGGCGACTGTTTGAACAGCGGCTGCGTCCCGTCCAAAGCGTTGCTGGCCGCCGCCAAGGCAGCCTATCAGGCCAATGGTAATGCGGCGATGGGCATCAAGAATAATCCGCCGCAAATTGATTTTGCCGCAGTAAAAGCGCATTTGGCCAGCGTTATTGCAACGATCGAACCGCATGATTCGATTGCCCGTTTCGAAGCGCTTGGCGTCACCGTTATCCCCGAAATGGCGTATTTTACCGGCCCGCGCGAGGTGCGATCAGCCACAGCATCAGTGCGGGCAAAATATATCGTAATCGCCAGCGGCTCACGGCCAATGCTGCCCCCAATTCCCGGGTTGGATGAGGTTGATTACCACACCAATGAAACAATTTTCGCCGATCGCGAAAAGCCCGATCATTTACTGATTATCGGCGGCGGGCCAATCGGCGTTGAAATGGCACAGGCACATGCGCGCCTTGGCTGTAACGTGACGCTGATTGAGGCCGTCGAAATCATGACCTGCGACGATCCGGAATTAGTAGCGATCCTGCGGCAGGAATTAATCAAATCAGGCGTAAAGCTAATTGAGGGAATTGGCGTTACCGGCCTCTCAAAATCCATAAGAAAGGGCCGATCTGTCATTACCGCCAGCCTTGCCAATGGCAAGCAAGTGACCGGTAGTCATTTATTAATGGCGGTCGGGCGAGAACCGGCGCTGGACAATCTTGGGCTGGACGCTGCCAAGGTTCGCCATAATGGCAAAGGCATTATCACTGACCGGCGGTTACGCGCGAGTAACCGGCATGTTTACGCCATTGGTGATGTTGCCGGACGCCAGCAATTCACGCATATCGCGGGCTATCATGCGGGCATCGTGATCCGCAATATCCTGTTCAAGATACCGGCAAAACTGAATGATGACGTTGTGCCATGGGTTACCTATTGCGACCCGGAATTGGCGCATGTTGGGCTTGGATATCACGATGCAAAGAGCCGTTTTGGCGCAGAAAAAATCACCTTGCTTAGGGCGCCGCTTTCCGGCAATGACCGTGCAATTGCCGAGCAGCGCAGCGAAGGCATGATCAAGATCATCACCCACAAGGATGGACGTATTCTTGGTGCATCAATTCTGGCACCTGCAGCGGGCGAAATGATTTTAGCCTGGAGCCATGCGATTGCGAGCAAGGCCAAGATTGGCAGTATGGCCAACCTGATTGCCCCTTACCCGACCTATGGTGACGCCAGTAAACGGGCGGCTGGCAGCTTTTTCACGAATAAGCTGTTCTCACCGGCAACCCGCCGGCTGGTAGGGTTTTTATTGAAATTCTAG
- a CDS encoding TVP38/TMEM64 family protein, producing the protein MRTSSAKRFLLPVILSAGLVGFFASGANQVISWQFLSQHYEAIKSLSIDHLWLGYLVYFCAYSLAVAFSLPIASLLTLAGGAIFGWPAVLLVVGAATTGAGLVFVAARTLLSDLLRRRAGAFFNKLEAGFSENAFFYLLALRLVPAAPFWVVNIVPALTRMPLPQFLIATFLGIIPGSAVYISVGRGFDHILAAGKTPDLSVLTSPQILLPLAGLGILSLLPIITRRWRAVQTCRKKEPGNEAD; encoded by the coding sequence ATGAGAACATCATCTGCAAAACGGTTTCTCTTGCCGGTGATTTTAAGTGCCGGATTAGTTGGATTTTTCGCCAGTGGTGCTAATCAGGTGATCAGTTGGCAATTTCTTAGCCAACATTATGAAGCCATCAAATCCCTTAGCATTGATCATTTGTGGCTTGGCTATCTTGTCTATTTTTGCGCCTATAGTCTGGCGGTGGCGTTTTCACTGCCAATTGCAAGCCTGCTTACCCTTGCCGGCGGTGCGATCTTTGGCTGGCCTGCCGTTCTGCTTGTGGTTGGTGCGGCAACGACCGGTGCTGGGCTGGTTTTTGTGGCGGCGCGTACGCTATTAAGTGACCTGCTGCGCCGCCGCGCCGGTGCGTTTTTCAACAAATTAGAAGCTGGCTTTTCCGAAAATGCCTTTTTCTATTTGTTGGCGCTGCGCCTTGTGCCAGCCGCACCATTCTGGGTGGTTAATATTGTGCCCGCCCTGACCCGTATGCCCTTGCCCCAGTTTCTGATTGCAACATTTCTTGGCATTATTCCGGGTAGTGCGGTTTATATTTCGGTTGGACGCGGTTTTGATCATATCCTCGCCGCCGGCAAGACACCTGATCTTAGTGTTTTAACCAGCCCGCAGATTCTGTTGCCCTTGGCAGGGCTTGGAATTTTATCGCTGTTGCCAATCATCACCCGCCGCTGGCGGGCGGTTCAAACATGTCGCAAAAAGGAACCCGGCAATGAAGCAGATTGA